A genome region from Hyphomicrobiales bacterium includes the following:
- a CDS encoding phosphoadenosine phosphosulfate reductase family protein, producing MIQLAHEGGLASVCPVHVCYIDTGWAASFWAARVDAVEALSRRYGFEFHRIRRGETFEELMLRKKGFPMPGKTWCSYELKGKVFNEFSAEIDPSAEAIVCIGKRRDESPARKDTPEWIDHDEFHDTRTVWHMLAFVAEAERNQIILRSGMPILPHRSQECSPCANANRRDFKALTEREILRTAALEQATGKSMFRPYHHMGATGIRQVIEWAHSPRGKYEPEHDGCGSGYCE from the coding sequence ATGATTCAACTCGCGCATGAGGGTGGCCTGGCTTCCGTCTGCCCAGTCCATGTGTGCTACATCGACACCGGATGGGCGGCGTCATTCTGGGCTGCGCGGGTTGACGCCGTCGAAGCGCTGTCACGCCGATATGGATTCGAGTTCCATCGCATCCGCAGGGGAGAGACCTTCGAGGAACTCATGCTCAGGAAGAAGGGCTTCCCGATGCCGGGCAAGACGTGGTGTTCCTACGAACTCAAGGGTAAGGTGTTCAATGAGTTCTCCGCCGAGATAGACCCGTCGGCAGAGGCTATCGTGTGCATCGGGAAACGCCGCGACGAGAGCCCGGCGCGCAAGGATACACCCGAATGGATTGACCACGATGAGTTCCACGATACCCGCACGGTATGGCACATGCTCGCGTTCGTCGCCGAGGCGGAGCGCAACCAGATCATCCTGCGATCCGGGATGCCGATCCTTCCACACAGGTCGCAGGAGTGCTCCCCCTGCGCCAACGCGAACAGGCGCGATTTCAAGGCACTCACCGAGCGGGAGATACTGCGAACTGCTGCTCTCGAACAGGCGACCGGCAAGAGCATGTTCCGCCCGTATCACCACATGGGCGCTACTGGCATCCGGCAAGTAATCGAGTGGGCGCACTCCCCCCGCGGTAAGTATGAGCCAGAACACGACGGCTGCGGTTCAGGGTACTGCGAATGA
- a CDS encoding DEAD/DEAH box helicase — MTATVLPDDRALVVETDDPRVLATIRGAEALAPGFVCMPHTVDAVARLALLGVPAESPIQHYYSWPRDVTRWPQPFGHQYITAGFMLSNPHCYVLNDMGTSKTGTACWAADYLMTEGYGHRTLVVAPLSTLERTWADTLFVHFTHRRFAVLHGSAERRRRLLAQPHDFYIINHEGLAVIAKELAARPDIDVVIIDELAKYRNKNTGVWKALDEFLYPAGGKPKPWVWGMTGAPTPNAPTDAYAQCRLITPTTVPKFFGQFRAMVMDHQSDYVWTPRPEATGIVHQCMRPAIRFKRDDCVDLPPTLYETRDVVLSAEQTKYLKELMRELMTEIEGKRISAVNQGVKLNKALQIAGGCVYDTDGVPHEIDTGTRLETLMEVIEEAGGKILVFVPFTSMTTMIARELNKHWQTAIITGDTPVKERNEIFLKFEDEKSDLEIIVAHPGTMSHGLTLNCASVIVWWTGVDSNDTYTQACARITRPGQKRTTCIVNLSGAAVERRVYKRLVERQAFQGLLLDMVEKKEGLI, encoded by the coding sequence GTGACCGCCACCGTCCTCCCCGACGACCGCGCGCTGGTGGTCGAGACCGACGACCCGCGAGTGCTGGCTACCATCCGCGGTGCCGAGGCGCTGGCGCCGGGCTTCGTCTGCATGCCGCACACCGTCGACGCCGTCGCCAGGCTCGCGCTGCTGGGCGTGCCGGCTGAGTCGCCGATACAGCACTACTACTCGTGGCCGCGCGATGTTACGCGATGGCCGCAGCCGTTCGGCCACCAGTACATCACGGCGGGCTTCATGTTGTCCAACCCGCACTGCTACGTGCTCAATGACATGGGCACTTCCAAAACGGGTACGGCTTGCTGGGCTGCCGACTACCTCATGACCGAAGGGTATGGGCATCGAACGCTCGTTGTAGCCCCACTCTCCACGCTTGAGAGAACCTGGGCGGATACGTTGTTCGTGCACTTCACGCATCGCCGGTTCGCCGTGCTGCACGGGTCAGCCGAGCGGCGTCGCCGCCTGCTTGCCCAGCCCCACGACTTCTACATCATCAATCACGAGGGCCTCGCCGTTATCGCGAAGGAACTTGCCGCGAGGCCCGACATCGACGTCGTCATAATCGACGAACTCGCAAAGTACCGCAACAAAAACACTGGGGTATGGAAAGCGCTCGACGAGTTCCTGTATCCCGCCGGCGGCAAGCCGAAACCCTGGGTGTGGGGTATGACCGGGGCACCAACCCCCAACGCGCCAACGGACGCCTATGCACAGTGCCGCCTCATCACGCCGACGACGGTGCCCAAGTTCTTCGGCCAGTTTCGCGCCATGGTCATGGACCACCAGTCCGACTACGTCTGGACGCCGCGACCCGAGGCAACTGGAATCGTACATCAATGTATGCGGCCCGCCATACGATTCAAGCGTGATGACTGCGTAGATCTACCGCCGACGCTGTACGAGACACGTGACGTGGTGCTGTCAGCAGAGCAGACCAAGTATCTGAAAGAACTCATGCGTGAACTCATGACAGAGATCGAGGGCAAGCGTATCAGTGCAGTCAATCAGGGGGTGAAACTCAACAAGGCGCTGCAAATCGCCGGCGGCTGCGTATATGACACGGACGGCGTGCCGCACGAGATCGACACCGGCACCCGCCTGGAAACCCTGATGGAGGTCATCGAGGAGGCCGGCGGCAAGATCCTGGTGTTCGTGCCGTTCACGTCCATGACCACCATGATCGCCCGCGAACTGAACAAGCACTGGCAGACGGCGATCATCACCGGGGACACACCGGTCAAGGAACGCAACGAAATCTTCCTCAAGTTCGAGGACGAGAAGTCCGACCTGGAGATCATCGTGGCGCATCCAGGCACCATGTCTCATGGGCTGACATTAAATTGCGCGTCTGTCATCGTGTGGTGGACAGGCGTCGACAGCAACGACACGTACACTCAGGCCTGCGCCCGCATCACGCGGCCCGGACAGAAGAGAACGACGTGCATCGTGAACCTCAGCGGCGCGGCGGTCGAGCGGCGCGTGTACAAGCGACTGGTCGAACGTCAGGCGTTCCAGGGGCTGCTTCTCGACATGGTTGAGAAGAAGGAGGGGTTAATATAA